The proteins below are encoded in one region of Vicinamibacterales bacterium:
- a CDS encoding GntR family transcriptional regulator, giving the protein MTLGSSTPEQIVHRIVDVLRQRRTPAGEHLTEAAFAADLGLSRSPIRRAFARLRDRQLLVRKRNRGYFLAVNGDAIDERRLALASDPLEDLYLRVAEDLLSERIPEEFYEATLLRDYDVTRGQLLKLLARMANEGLVVRKPGHGWKVVPVLRDAEAHNQSYRFRMAIEPAALLEPTYRVDRTAFDEVRETQRRMVAGDVFRLERPRLFQIGAEFHEAIVRWSGNRFFLEAMQRQNQLRRLLEYRSKGDRDLTLAQCREHLRLLDLIDQGRQREAADFLRRHLDAVRRRKTRHRRSSRRAGGRPAGAGQGSV; this is encoded by the coding sequence ATGACACTGGGCTCCAGCACCCCCGAGCAGATCGTCCACCGCATCGTGGACGTCCTTCGTCAGCGCCGGACGCCGGCGGGCGAACACTTGACCGAGGCGGCGTTCGCGGCCGACCTGGGCCTGTCGCGGTCGCCGATCCGTCGCGCGTTCGCGCGCCTTCGCGACCGCCAACTCCTGGTCAGGAAGCGGAACCGGGGGTACTTCCTCGCCGTCAACGGCGACGCCATCGACGAGCGACGCCTGGCTCTCGCGTCCGATCCCCTCGAGGACCTGTACCTGCGGGTGGCCGAGGACCTGCTCAGCGAGCGCATCCCCGAGGAATTCTACGAGGCCACCCTCTTGCGCGACTACGACGTCACTCGGGGACAATTGCTGAAACTGCTGGCGCGCATGGCGAACGAGGGTCTCGTCGTCCGGAAGCCCGGACATGGCTGGAAGGTGGTCCCGGTCCTGAGGGACGCCGAAGCGCACAACCAGAGCTACCGCTTTCGCATGGCCATCGAACCCGCCGCCCTTCTCGAGCCCACCTACCGCGTGGACAGAACGGCGTTCGACGAGGTTCGCGAGACCCAACGCCGCATGGTCGCGGGCGACGTCTTCAGGCTCGAGCGACCGAGGCTGTTCCAGATCGGGGCTGAGTTTCATGAAGCGATCGTCCGCTGGTCGGGGAATCGCTTCTTCCTCGAAGCGATGCAACGCCAGAACCAACTGCGCCGGCTCCTCGAATACCGTTCGAAGGGCGACCGAGACCTGACGCTCGCCCAGTGCCGAGAGCACCTGAGACTGCTCGACCTCATCGATCAAGGCCGGCAACGGGAGGCGGCCGACTTTCTTCGGCGTCACCTGGACGCCGTGCGGCGCAGGAAGACGCGGCACCGGCGGTCGAGTCGGCGCGCCGGCGGACGCCCGGCGGGCGCGGGACAGGGTTCCGTCTGA